The nucleotide sequence TGCACAGATTATAAGAGTCGTATTCTCCATTTTCCCTTCTGCTTCAAGCCATTCGACAAACTCTTTAATCAGCGTGTCTGCTTCCTCGATTTTTTCAATATAATCATCATACAGGACTCCGCGGCTGTGACCAACCTGGTCGGTACCGATCATCTGCACGATGAAAAGATCTGGATCCTGCTCGTCCATTATTTTTCTTGCCCTCGCAAGCATATTGGTGTCCGCTTTATCCTTATGCATAACAGCCGTAACCGTCTCGACATCACTGCCCATCGCATCAACCAGGTGGGCGATCCCCAGCAGCCTGCCCCTTTTACCAACCTTTCGAAGCGAGTCAAAAATCGTTTCCGTATTAACCCCGAGTTTATAGACCATATTCGATTTAATTCCATGCTCAAACGGATAGGTGCCAGTGAACATTGAACTAAAGCACACTACGGTCCTTGCAGGGTATAAGGTTTCCATATTCAAATATTCAGTACCATTCTCTTTTAATTGATCGAGGAAAGGTGTATTTGCTTCATAAAAGCGTTCTTTGCGCATACCATCGATCACGATGACAATGACCTTATCTGACAGGCCATTCTCTGGTACTGCAGGTCCCTCATCCTTCGTATACGTCTGGTAGGCTTTTGGCTTCCAGTCAAATAAGTATCTATGCATAATAACTGTAAAAAGAAATACGAAGCCATAAAACAAGGCTATATCCAATAATGGCATTCCTATATCACTTGTTAAAGCGGTAAATGACAGTTCCCAAACCGATAGCAGCAGGAATACTTTCGGGAGCTGCTCTTGGGCATTTCCGCTAGTGGAGTCACTATTTTTCAAAACAAGCTTCCAAAACCTCGTGAAGTTAAGCCATGAAGTTCCAATCCTCAGGTGATAGTAAAGCGTTCCCCAGAAAAACACCGTAAAGAAAAAGTATAAACCAGCAGCAAAAAGCAGCAAAGTTATATTAGGTTCAGGCCAAATGATAATAAAAACAACTAAAGGAATCCACAAATAGTTTCTCAAAAAAAGTGGAAAATCATAAACAAAATAGATGAAAAATAGCGGCAGTACAGTAAGGAATGCGAGTAAAAACTCTGTGATCCTGCCCGCACTCCCAATATCTCCGAGATGAAATAATACCATTGTGCCAACTGTAAAAATTGGCGTGAAAGGTTTCCCTTCATTAAGCAAATTCCAGCTTCGGGCCGCGAATTTCTCAAACTTTGAAGCACTCTTCATGATTCGTTGCCCCTTTCTCTAATCCATTTTCTTAATAAGTTTGCCGGCACAGGAAAAGCAGCTAATGCAATCCCTCCGACAATGAATGAAAATAAATATTTCAATCCATGGGTAATGACCGCAGCAGTATATGCATTTTCTCCCGCTATCCCATTAACTCCTAACGCGAAAACCATTATGGCCTCATAGCTGGCCATTCCTCCGGGGGTAATTTGAAAAATCTGCCCTGCAACCGTTATGCTGTTTACCCAGACAGCTTGTACAAAGCTGATTATGCTACCCCCATTCAGGACTACTCCATAAATCACCGCTGCTTCCAGGACCCAGCTTACCAGAGTCAACCCAAAGATCCAGAAACCGCGCCAGCCAGAGAAGGCAGTTTTCATTATAGATATTTGTCTGTCAAAAAAAGACCGGAATTTATAGAAGATAATTAAAGCGACCATCACTCCAATTACTCCAAGCCAAACAATCACATTCCCATAAACGGGCAACTCAAGGAAAGCCAATCCCAACAGAGCCATTGTGAAAAGGATCAATGTGTCCATCAGCCGTAGGATAATCACAGAATTAAAAGCTTCATGCCCCGAGACTCCCGGCTCCCTTGCTTTCATGACACCAATTCTCGCAAAATCCCCAGCCTTGACGGGCAGGAGGTGATTCAGCAGCAAGCTGTAAAATAGACCATACATGCAGGTTGAAAGGCGTGCTTTGTTGTTTAAATAGAGCTTCCAGGCAACCCCTCTGACAAAAAAAGCAAGGAAATAGCTGGTGAAAATAAACAGCAGCATTCCAGGACTTGATGCAATGGCCTTAATTTCATCCAGCATCCTACCAGCATCAAGATAATATATCGTCATCATGAGGAATGCAGTGACGAGCAAGACTGAGACTAGTTTCTTATAGGTATTTTTCATACTGCTCAGCCCAGGCTACCGTTTCCGCAATTCCCTTGCTAAAGTCTATCTCTGGTTCGTATCCCAGCAATTCACGTGCCAGTGAAATATCAGCCCACGTTCTTTCTACATCTCCGGCACGGTCTCCTTCACGCTTGATCTTCATGTCAGGAAAATAAATCTTCAGTTCATCCAGAAGCTGGTTCATTGATATCGGCCGTCCTGAACCGATATTGAGAATGGCACTCTGCTCCAAATTTTGGAGAGCGAGGCTCATTCCATTCACAATGTCACCCACATATGTATAATCACGGGAACCGCCTTCTCCAAATACAGTGATTTCTTCTCCCGCTTTCAGTTTTTTTATAAAATTAGCGATGGCCATATCTGGTCTTCCCCATGGGCCATATACGGTAAAAAAGCGCAGGATTTTCATATCAATCCCATAAAGATGGCCATACACATGGCAAAACGATTCTGCGGCGTATTTTGATGCCGCATACGGAGAAATAGGTTTGCCTGCAGCCATTTCTTCTTTAAAAGGTTTATTTTTCATCATTCCGTAAACAGATGATGACGATGCAAATAAAAACTGCTTCACACCTGCCCTGCCAGCTCCTTCGAGTACATTGACGGTTGCCTTTATATCATAATCAATATATTCCAGCGGACGGAGGATTGAATAGGCCACACCAGGCAAAGCCGCCAGGTGCACAATGGCCTCCGGGGAAACTTTTTTAATCATATCAATGGTTTCATCCTGGTCAAGGAGATCTGTTTGATAGAATTGAAAAGTCCCAGCACTTTTAATGACATCCAGATGCTGCTTTTTCCTCTCAACTGAATAATAAGGATGCAAATTATCGATGATGGCCACCTCATGTTGCTCTTTAAGCATTTTGACAGCAAAATGGCTTCCGATAAAACCTGCTCCCCCAGTAATCAAGATTTTCACGATTGCACCTCTTTCTTTCCTCAAGCCATTTTACCATAGTATTTCATCTGTAAATAAGAAAAGCGCAAGCGCCTTGGTCAATCCTGACAAGCACTGGAGCTGGCCAATTCTCAAAGTAAAAAATTCACACTTTCTAATACTACAAAAATAGAGCCGCATCGCTGCGGCTCCCAAATTTTTAAAGCAAACCATCTACTGCAGTTATTACTGCTTCGCCTTTTGCTTTTGCATCCTCTGGCTTGTTTTCTGCGATGGCATTATACCAAGCCTCTGCATCTGCAAAGACTGCTTCTGTTTTTTCTTCACCCAATTTTTCAGTCATCTGCCCTTGAAGCATCTTCAAGAACATATTTCCTTCCATTGCGCTTACTTTAGCTTCAACTGCATTGTTTTCTGCTAATAGATTCGGAGCCTTTTCGTAGTACCCTTTGATTTTGCCGGCAACCGCTTTTGCGAATAAGGCATTTGTTTCTGCAGCCTTAATTGTAGCAGGATCAGTAGTATTAAGCGTGAATAGTTTGTCTAACTGAGCTGCAGCTGCTTCATCACCACCGCCAAGTGATCCTTTGATTGCTTGATAGAAGCCCCAAGCTTCCGCCTGCATGATGGACAGTTCTTTTGAATCTTTTCCTTCTTTCACGCCAGCTTCGATCTTCTCAGCATAAGATTTCGCTGCAAGGTAGTAGCTTCTGTAGATAGACTTATCAGTTACTTGAAGGTAAACCTGGAAATCTTCAGCATTACCTGCAGTAAGCGCTTCTTCCTGTGCAGTTAATCCTGAGTTGATGTTCTCGACAAGGCTTGAATCTCCGCTTAGCTCGTAGTACTTATCACGTTTTTCTGCTGTTGGAATGAAAACCTTTTCTGCCAAGTGCTTGATTTGTGCAAATGCAAGGTTTGCCTCATCCTTCTTATCTTCATTTAGTGCAGCAACTGCTTCTTTTTGAAGTGCCTTTTGGTTCTGATAGAAATAGGATTGGGTTGTCTTATCAGTCAATTGAACAGCGATAATCGGTTCCATTTCCCCACTTTTCCCAGCAGTAAGTGCAGCCTGGATCGCCTGGTCGAATTCAGGATTAAGTTCGGCTACATCCTTTTGAAGACCTGCTTCATATTGTTGTTGGACAGTATCCCAATTAACTTCCTGGCCTTCTTTTGCTTTTACTAGTTCGGACATCATATCTGCATACGTAGCGGCTTGTTTTGCTGCATCCGTATCTTCTACATTGACTTCCTTAGTTTCTCCAGTATTTTCCTTATTTTCATCAGTATTTCCTTCAGTTTCAGCCTGTTTGTTCTCTTCAGGCTTCTCTGCAGTTTCATCTCCCCCACAAGCTGCCAATACTGTGCTTGCCATTAAAAAACTTGCGAAGATTGCTTTCAGGTGCTTTTTCTTGTTCATGATTGAAATCCCCCTATGTAATGTGATTCGCCTTATAAATGATAATGATTTTCATTGACAATTGTTATTATAGGCGAGAATGATTATCACTGTCAATGAACTTTGTAAGAAAACTTTGACAAACTCGTGACAAGTTATCTTTCCTCATTAAGATTAACCATACTTTAAAGGCGAAATATGGAACGAATTAGTAATTACAACTCCTTTTGGGGCATTAAACACTTTTTATTGACCGTAATAGTGATTGTAATCATTACTTTTATCACTTTTTATTGACTATGATCATCTTGATAAACCGTTTGAGGTATACCAGATTCTAGAAAATAGGCATTGTTATTGTGTTCCCTATTTAGTTTTCCATGCATTTACGAAAAAAATCCCGCCTTCTCTGAAGGCGGGATTCTTACATTAAGCTTAGATATGCTGTTGCAGGCGGTCTGCAAGTGCTTCTTTTGGTTGGAAACCGACTACTTTATCAACTGGTTGACCATCTTTAAGAACAAGTAAAGTCGGGATGCTCATGATGCCATATTGTGCAGCAGTTTGCTGATTGTCGTCAACATCAAGCTTCACGATTTTCACTTTGTCGCCCATTTCTGAATCTAATTCTTCAAGTACAGGAGCGATCATCTTACAAGGGCCGCACCAAGGTGCCCAAAAATCAACAAGCACTAGGCCTGATCCTGTTTCGTTAGCAAAAGTTGCGTCAGTAGCATGTGTAATAGCCATTTAAATGCCTCCTAAATAAATCTGAATACTAACGTCAGTATATCATCGTTTACCAATTGATGCTATTTATCTGCTCTTGTTGTAATTTACCCTTTTCACATATGAATATTCCATTTCATTCTTATTTACAGACAAAAAAACGGACGTTTGTGACGTCCGTTTTTTGAATTCAATTATCATTAAGCGTTGACTTTAAGCTTCTTGAATTCTTCTGTAAGCATTGGTACAACTTCAAATAGATCGCCAACAATGCCGTAGTCTGCGACTTTAAAGATATTTGCTTCTGGATCTTTATTGATCGCTACAATGACCTTGGAGTTGGACATACCGGCAAGGTGCTGGATAGCTCCCGAAATACCGGCAGCGATATATAGGTCTGGAGTCACGACTTTGCCTGTCTGTCCGATTTGCAGTGAATAGTCACAGTAGTCAGCGTCACATGCACCACGTGAAGCTCCTACAGCTCCGCCAAGAACGTCAGCAAGTTCCTTAAGCGGTTCGAAGCCTTCTTCGCTCTTTACACCGCGTCCGCCTGCTACAACGACTTTTGCTTCGGAAAGATCGACACCTTCAGTTGCCTTACGGACAACATCTTTGATGATCGTTCTCAAATCTTTGATTTCCGCAGAAACAGTTGAAACTTCACCAGATTTTCCAGAATCCTTTTCCAGTGGAGCGATGTTGTTCGGACGGACCGTAGCAAACACAAGTCCATCGGTGACAATCTTCTTTTCGAAGGCTTTGCCTGAATAGATAGGACGAGTGAAGACAAGATTGCCGCCTGCTTCTTCAACTGCTACAGCATCTGAGATCAGGCCCGAACCCAATTTGCTTGCGATTTTAGGAGCAAGGTCTTTTCCAAGTGATGTATGTCCAAAGATGATACCCTCTGGGCTTTCCTGTTCGATTACAGCCATCAAAGCTTGCGAAAAACCGTCTGGTGTATATTGTGCAAGCTTGGCATCTTCTACAGCCACAACTTTGTCAGCACCATACTGGTATAGGTCGTTTCCTAATGAACTTACAGACTCTCCGATCAATACTCCGACTACTTCTCCGCCCTCAGCAACTGTTTTTGCAGCTGCAATTGCTTCGAAAGATACATTTCTTAGTTGTCCGTCACGTGCTTCTCCCAATACTAATACTTTTCTCGCCATTTGATTTACCTCCTGCGTATTTATTCTTCCTTTATGCCTTAAACGACTTTTGCTTCTGTATGAAGCAGGTTGACAAGTTCCTTAACCTGGTCGGCAAGTTCGCCTTGAAGGACTTTTCCTGCCTCTTTTTGCGGAGGAAGATAAATTTCGATTGTCTTTGTCTTAGCTTCTACATCGTCCTCATCCAGATCAAGATCATCAAGCTCTAGTTCATCAAGAGGCTTTTTCTTTGCTTTCATGATCCCTGGAAGAGATGGGTAGCGAGGCTCATTCAACCCTTGCTGTGCAGTAACAAGAACAGGAAGGCTTGTCTCAATGACTTCTGAATCCCCTTCTACGTCTCTAGTAATAGTAGCAGTAGTTCCGTTGATTTCTAGTTTTGTAATCGTTGTTACATAAGGCATGCCCAACTGCTCAGCAACACGAGGTCCTACTTGGCCTGATCCGCCATCAATTGCGACATTTCCGCCAAGGATCAAGTCAGCTTCTTTATCCTTAAGGTATTCAGAAAGGATTTTAGCAGTTGTGAACTGATCTCCGTCTTCAACATCATCCTCGATATTGATTAATACAGCTTTGTCTGCTCCCATAGCTAACGCTGTGCGCAGTTGCTTTTCTGTTTCTTCATTTCCTACAGAAATGACTGTAACCTCGCCACCCTGAGCATCCCTAACCTGGATTGCTTCCTCGATCGCATATTCATCGTAAGGGTTGATGATGAATTCAGCGCCATCTTCATTGATCTTGCCATTTGCGATTGTGATTTTTTCTTCTGTATCGAATGTCCTTTTCATTAGAACGTAGATATTCATTTGTTCCCCTCCTAAGTATTCAAACATTTTAGCTGTTCTAAAGATTAGAAAAATTTATGGTAAAAAAATTTGTTGCTAAAAGGTTTGCTTATCTGCCCTTAAAATCCGGCGACCTTTTTTCCAGGAATGCCTTGATTCCCTCCTGGCCGTCCTCTGACAGGAAGACATCTCCGAAGAGCTTGGCTTCTTCCTTAACTCCTTTGTAGAAGGATTCGTGCTTGGAATAGTTCAAAAGTTTAATAGCTGCCCCTATGGAAACTGGACTCTTTTTAGCGATTTTCCCAGCAAGCTTGTATGCGTTTTCAAGCAACTGCTCCTCAGGGTACGCATGGTTGGCCAATCCATATTGGACTGCTTCCACACCTGTGATTGGGTCGCTCGTAAACAGCATCTCTGCCGCTCTTGCAACGCCCACATAGCGAGGAAGACGCTGGCTGCCTGCAAACCCCGGAATGAGTCCAAGCTGCAGTTCAGGCAGTCCTAATTTCGCATTTTCACCTACAAGGCGGAAGTGGCACGCCATCGCAAGCTCTAGTCCTCCACCCAAAGCCGCGCCATGAATAGCAGCGATAATAGGCTTTGGAAAATGTTCCATGCGTTCGAATAAATCCTGTCCATACTCAGCTAATTTCGCGAAGTCTTCACCGGTTTTGACTGTAGTGAATTCCTTGATATCTGCTCCTGCTGAGAAGAACCTTCCTTCACCATGGATTAACACAACCCTGATTTCTTCATTTCCCTCGATTTCATCCAACACTCCTGAAATCTCTTTCAGCAGTCCGGATGCAAGGGCATTCGCCGGCGGACGGTCAATCGTGATCGTGGCGATCCTGTCCTCCGCAGACCATTTAAGATACTCCACATTTTCCCCTCCTTTTACATGAAGGCAAGTTTTGCATCCTGGAAAATCTCCTTTCTGCGAAACAAGCCTTTTTCCCCTGCCTTTTCCGCTTACAGGCATTCAAAGCGCCGGAAAGTCGGGAAAGACGTGATTAAAGGACCGGTTTGGTGTCCTGGTAACCGCAGCCGTTGATCAGCAGCTGGTGTACCGCTTTTGCCAGGTCAGTAAGATTGTATTTCTGTTCATTCATTACCCATGAAGTCGCAGTTTCATCTACTGTACCAAAAATCATCTGCCTTGCAAGACGCAAATCCAGGGAGCTTGAAAACTCTCCATTCTCTATGCCTTCCAAAATGATTTTGTCGATCAGCATTAAGTAGCCCTTAAGCACCTCGTTGATTTTATGCCGGAGATCCTTATTTGACTGCCTTAGCTCCAGCTGGGTTACAATTGCAAGATGCCGGTCATCTGAAAGAATCTTGAAATGCGTTTCGACCAACATATATAATTTCTCTGTTGCTGTTTGTTTTCCTGCAATTTTTTCTTCAATACTTCCCACGAAGTAACCCATTTTCTCCTGGAACAGAGAAATCAGTATGTCTTCCTTATTCTTGAAATACAAATAAATGGTCCCATCAGCCACTCCAGCCTGCTTTGCTATTTTAGACACCTGCGCCTGGTGGTAGCCGTTTTCTGCGATAATGACCACTGCTGCATCAATTATTTGCATATATTTCGGCCTGTTTTTTTTCATTTCTTTCACTCCCGCTCCAGGAAAAGCACAAGCATTAAATGCTACAGTGGCACACTCCCGTTTACGATTTTTGTCTGCAATACTGTTCACTGAATGAATCGTCATTCATATTTTTATAATAGTATTCACTCACATTTCTGTCAAGGAAATGTGTTTCATTTGGACAAGCCTTCTTATTCAAAAAGAAAGAGCCGATATTGGGAGCCGGCTTTTAAAGTTAAGCTTGCTTCTTCTGGTCTTCCTGGTTCTTTGCTTTTTCTTCTTCAACTAATGCTCTTCTAAGAATTTTACCTACTGCGGTTTTAGGAAGTTCTTTCCTGAATTCAAATATCCTTGGCACCTTATACGCCGCAAGATGTTTCCGGCAATATTCATTCAGTTCTTCTTCTGTCGCTTTGGCACCTTCTTTAAGAACGATATATACTTTCACCGTTTCACCCCGATAAGGGTCAGGGATTCCTGCTGCCACAACCTCCTGGATAGCTGGATGCTCATATAGGACTTCTTCGATTTCACGCGGGTAAATATTGAAGCCCCCAGCAATAATCATGTCTTTCTTTCGATCGACAATATAGAAATATCCTTCCTCGTCCATATACCCAAGGTCTCCAGTTAGCAGCCATCCATCTCTAAGTACTTGATCAGTTTCTTCCGGCCTGTTCCAATATCCCTTCATTACTTGCGGGCCTTTGACTGCTATTTCTCCTATTTCACCCGGCGGCAGCGGTTCGCCCGTTTCCATTGATAGGATGATTGAATCTGTATCAGGCCATGGTACTCCGATACTGCCTTTCACACGTTTTTTATCCCAGAGGAAATTCGCATGAGTGACTGGCGACGATTCAGTAAGGCCGTAACCTTCAACCAGCTTGCCTCCTGTTATCTCTTCGAACTTCTCCTGGACCTCGACAGGCAGAGGAGCTGATCCGCTTATGCAGGAATCGATGGAAGACAGGTCATATTTTTTCAGGTCAGGGTGGTTCAGCAAACCGATATAAATCGTTGGTGCTCCTGGAAACAATGTAGGCTTTTGCTTCTGGATTGTCTTTAGTGTTGTTTCAGGGTCGAATTTTGGCAATAGGACCATTTTCGAACCTTGCATTACGGATAGAATCAATACAGCTGTCATTCCATAAACATGGAAAAATGGGAGGATTCCAAGTACTACTTCTTCTCCCGGTTTGCATTTATACAGCCACGCATTGCTCATCGCCGCGTTTGCAACGAGGTTTTTATGAGTCAGCATTACACCTTTTGGGAAGCCGGTTGTCCCTCCCGTATATTGTAAAAGGGCCAAATCTTCTTCAAAATCAGAATCATATTCTTTAATTTTGCCAGCTGGCATTTTCATGATTTCATTGTAAAGATGGTTCTGTCCTTCATGTTTAACATTTACAATGATTCCATACTGTTTTTTCTGGATGAATGGATAGACAAGATTTTTAGGGAAAGGAAGATAATCCTTGATAGCGGTTACAATTACATTCTCTAAATCCGTGTTGGCGATGACCTTGGAAACCCTAGGGAACAAAATGTCAAGCGTGATGATTGCCTTCGCACCAGAGTCCTTCATCTGGTATTCGAGCTCTCGTTCCATATACAGAGGGTTTGTTTGGACGACAATTCCCCCTGCCATCAGGATTGCATAGTAACTGATGATAGACTGAGGAGTATTCGGGAGCATGATCGCAACCCTGTCCCCTTTTTCAATTCCCAGGCCTTGCAAATAAGCAGCCAATTTTTTTGCATAGTTGTAGACTTGCTTATACGTTAGTTCTTTGCCCATGAAGTGGATTGCAACCTTCTCAGGGAATTTCTCAGCAGTCTGCTTTAAATAGTCCTGGACGGTTGCTTCTTGAAGATCCAAATGAGCAGGAATTTCCGGAGGATATTGCGACAGCCATGGTTTTTCTAATTCCATCTTATTGCCCCCTTATTTAAAATTTTTTGAAAATTCTATCTCCCATTATAATATAATGGTCTTTTTATGACAATTAGAATAGTTTTTTGGAGGTTTATGGGGACAAACACCCATGTCTTGTGAAATACCACGTTGATTTCCAATAGATCTAGCAGTCCCATCCTCACACTATTCTGTTCAACCAGAAAAGTTAAAACAAATAAGAAAAAGGCTGTAAACACAAGGTCAAATTAATAACCTTATATTTACAGCCCTTTCAAATCACTATACAAAAAACATCATATAAACAATGCCGACTAACAGAAATACTCCACACAAAATCAGCAATATTTTAGCTAGTTTTTCCACTCTTTTAGATCCTCCTGTTAAATTCCTGCTCCGATGATATAAGACAAACCGATTGAAATGACCATAGATATAAGGCCTACTGCGCGGTTATCGTTTTCTATTTCTTTGTCGATGTTGAACTTGGGTGTCAGGAATTCAAAAATAAAGTACCCAATCAAAAGCAGGAAGAATCCAAAAACTCCCCAGCTGATCATCGTGAGCAGTGAATCATGCTGATTGATGGAATAGCGGAATATATTAGCTACACCGAAGATCTTGCCACCGGTGGCCATCGCAACGGAAATATTCCCTTTTTTGATTTCCTCCCAGTTGCGATATTTGGTCACTAATTCAAAAACAGCCAGGAACACGACGATGCAGAGAATCGATACACTGTAATAACCAGCTGTAACTATAAATTCATTTTCCCAAAAATGATCCATATCCATTCTCCCTGATAATATTTTACCCCACTGCCTATTATAAAGTGTCCGGACGGGGATTTATATTTTTTCATGCATAATACTACTTAAATTCTACTACAGTAACACCTGTTCCGCCTTCTCCTGCATCACCGAATCTTATTTTCTTGACTGAGCGATGGTTGCGAAGGTATTCCTGGACTCCCTGCCTTAATGCCCCGGTCCCTTTGCCATGGATGATATTGACTCGAGGATAGCCGGCAAGCAAGGCATCATCGATATATTTTTCTACTCTCATGAGGGCATCTTCATAACGTTCTCCCCTGAGATCAAGCTCAAGGCCAACGTGGAAGTCCTTCCCTTTCACTATGGCTAATGGTTTTGTTTCTACCGGCTTAGGAGTATTGATATATTCCATATCCGATTCTTTCACTTTCATCTTGAGAATGCCAATCTGTACTTGCCATTCTTTAGCGTTAACTCGCTCCAAAAGATTTCCTTTTTGGTCAAAGGTCAGTACCTTAACCTCATCCCCTGGCTTGAACTCGTGTTTCGCAGGTTTTGCTTTGCCGCCTTTCTTCACCTGGTTAAGCTCAGGAGTCGCCTCGCTAAGACGCCTTTTAGCGTCAATCAATTCATGCTCCTTGATCTCGGCTCCTTTTTCAAGCCGCAGCTTGCGAAGATCCCGGATGATTTCTTCCGCTTCTTCCTTCGCTTTTTCCAAAATTGCTGCAGCTTTACCCTTTGCTTT is from Mesobacillus boroniphilus and encodes:
- a CDS encoding alkaline phosphatase family protein; the encoded protein is MKSASKFEKFAARSWNLLNEGKPFTPIFTVGTMVLFHLGDIGSAGRITEFLLAFLTVLPLFFIYFVYDFPLFLRNYLWIPLVVFIIIWPEPNITLLLFAAGLYFFFTVFFWGTLYYHLRIGTSWLNFTRFWKLVLKNSDSTSGNAQEQLPKVFLLLSVWELSFTALTSDIGMPLLDIALFYGFVFLFTVIMHRYLFDWKPKAYQTYTKDEGPAVPENGLSDKVIVIVIDGMRKERFYEANTPFLDQLKENGTEYLNMETLYPARTVVCFSSMFTGTYPFEHGIKSNMVYKLGVNTETIFDSLRKVGKRGRLLGIAHLVDAMGSDVETVTAVMHKDKADTNMLARARKIMDEQDPDLFIVQMIGTDQVGHSRGVLYDDYIEKIEEADTLIKEFVEWLEAEGKMENTTLIICADHGQADGIGGHGHLDEGERFVPFFMHGPHIAKGNKVQEKHSLVSLAPTISYLMGAPYPSSSRGKVLMDAIKVEKEENVIE
- a CDS encoding lysylphosphatidylglycerol synthase transmembrane domain-containing protein, with amino-acid sequence MKNTYKKLVSVLLVTAFLMMTIYYLDAGRMLDEIKAIASSPGMLLFIFTSYFLAFFVRGVAWKLYLNNKARLSTCMYGLFYSLLLNHLLPVKAGDFARIGVMKAREPGVSGHEAFNSVIILRLMDTLILFTMALLGLAFLELPVYGNVIVWLGVIGVMVALIIFYKFRSFFDRQISIMKTAFSGWRGFWIFGLTLVSWVLEAAVIYGVVLNGGSIISFVQAVWVNSITVAGQIFQITPGGMASYEAIMVFALGVNGIAGENAYTAAVITHGLKYLFSFIVGGIALAAFPVPANLLRKWIRERGNES
- a CDS encoding NAD-dependent epimerase/dehydratase family protein, with the protein product MKILITGGAGFIGSHFAVKMLKEQHEVAIIDNLHPYYSVERKKQHLDVIKSAGTFQFYQTDLLDQDETIDMIKKVSPEAIVHLAALPGVAYSILRPLEYIDYDIKATVNVLEGAGRAGVKQFLFASSSSVYGMMKNKPFKEEMAAGKPISPYAASKYAAESFCHVYGHLYGIDMKILRFFTVYGPWGRPDMAIANFIKKLKAGEEITVFGEGGSRDYTYVGDIVNGMSLALQNLEQSAILNIGSGRPISMNQLLDELKIYFPDMKIKREGDRAGDVERTWADISLARELLGYEPEIDFSKGIAETVAWAEQYEKYL
- the trxA gene encoding thioredoxin, yielding MAITHATDATFANETGSGLVLVDFWAPWCGPCKMIAPVLEELDSEMGDKVKIVKLDVDDNQQTAAQYGIMSIPTLLVLKDGQPVDKVVGFQPKEALADRLQQHI
- a CDS encoding electron transfer flavoprotein subunit alpha/FixB family protein, with protein sequence MARKVLVLGEARDGQLRNVSFEAIAAAKTVAEGGEVVGVLIGESVSSLGNDLYQYGADKVVAVEDAKLAQYTPDGFSQALMAVIEQESPEGIIFGHTSLGKDLAPKIASKLGSGLISDAVAVEEAGGNLVFTRPIYSGKAFEKKIVTDGLVFATVRPNNIAPLEKDSGKSGEVSTVSAEIKDLRTIIKDVVRKATEGVDLSEAKVVVAGGRGVKSEEGFEPLKELADVLGGAVGASRGACDADYCDYSLQIGQTGKVVTPDLYIAAGISGAIQHLAGMSNSKVIVAINKDPEANIFKVADYGIVGDLFEVVPMLTEEFKKLKVNA
- a CDS encoding electron transfer flavoprotein subunit beta/FixA family protein, with protein sequence MNIYVLMKRTFDTEEKITIANGKINEDGAEFIINPYDEYAIEEAIQVRDAQGGEVTVISVGNEETEKQLRTALAMGADKAVLINIEDDVEDGDQFTTAKILSEYLKDKEADLILGGNVAIDGGSGQVGPRVAEQLGMPYVTTITKLEINGTTATITRDVEGDSEVIETSLPVLVTAQQGLNEPRYPSLPGIMKAKKKPLDELELDDLDLDEDDVEAKTKTIEIYLPPQKEAGKVLQGELADQVKELVNLLHTEAKVV
- a CDS encoding enoyl-CoA hydratase — translated: MEYLKWSAEDRIATITIDRPPANALASGLLKEISGVLDEIEGNEEIRVVLIHGEGRFFSAGADIKEFTTVKTGEDFAKLAEYGQDLFERMEHFPKPIIAAIHGAALGGGLELAMACHFRLVGENAKLGLPELQLGLIPGFAGSQRLPRYVGVARAAEMLFTSDPITGVEAVQYGLANHAYPEEQLLENAYKLAGKIAKKSPVSIGAAIKLLNYSKHESFYKGVKEEAKLFGDVFLSEDGQEGIKAFLEKRSPDFKGR
- a CDS encoding TetR/AcrR family transcriptional regulator — its product is MKKNRPKYMQIIDAAVVIIAENGYHQAQVSKIAKQAGVADGTIYLYFKNKEDILISLFQEKMGYFVGSIEEKIAGKQTATEKLYMLVETHFKILSDDRHLAIVTQLELRQSNKDLRHKINEVLKGYLMLIDKIILEGIENGEFSSSLDLRLARQMIFGTVDETATSWVMNEQKYNLTDLAKAVHQLLINGCGYQDTKPVL
- a CDS encoding long-chain-fatty-acid--CoA ligase; this translates as MELEKPWLSQYPPEIPAHLDLQEATVQDYLKQTAEKFPEKVAIHFMGKELTYKQVYNYAKKLAAYLQGLGIEKGDRVAIMLPNTPQSIISYYAILMAGGIVVQTNPLYMERELEYQMKDSGAKAIITLDILFPRVSKVIANTDLENVIVTAIKDYLPFPKNLVYPFIQKKQYGIIVNVKHEGQNHLYNEIMKMPAGKIKEYDSDFEEDLALLQYTGGTTGFPKGVMLTHKNLVANAAMSNAWLYKCKPGEEVVLGILPFFHVYGMTAVLILSVMQGSKMVLLPKFDPETTLKTIQKQKPTLFPGAPTIYIGLLNHPDLKKYDLSSIDSCISGSAPLPVEVQEKFEEITGGKLVEGYGLTESSPVTHANFLWDKKRVKGSIGVPWPDTDSIILSMETGEPLPPGEIGEIAVKGPQVMKGYWNRPEETDQVLRDGWLLTGDLGYMDEEGYFYIVDRKKDMIIAGGFNIYPREIEEVLYEHPAIQEVVAAGIPDPYRGETVKVYIVLKEGAKATEEELNEYCRKHLAAYKVPRIFEFRKELPKTAVGKILRRALVEEEKAKNQEDQKKQA
- a CDS encoding DUF350 domain-containing protein, producing MDHFWENEFIVTAGYYSVSILCIVVFLAVFELVTKYRNWEEIKKGNISVAMATGGKIFGVANIFRYSINQHDSLLTMISWGVFGFFLLLIGYFIFEFLTPKFNIDKEIENDNRAVGLISMVISIGLSYIIGAGI